In the Elioraea tepida genome, one interval contains:
- the glgA gene encoding glycogen synthase GlgA, translating to MRVLAVASECFPLVKTGGLADVVGALPAALAAHGVAVTTLLPGYPAVRAALAEACEIGSVPEGRLVAGRAGALDLVTFDAPALFDRPGDPYRRPDGADWPDNALRFAALARVAAAIATGRTALPRFDLLHAHDWQAGLAPAYLAFAPGPRVPSVLSVHNLAFQGQFGAELFPALGLPAEAFAVDGVEYYGGVGFLKAGLHYADRIITVSPTYAREIATPEGGMGLDGLIRARKDRITGIVNGIDIEVWSPETDAALPRRYDIGTLSLRAHNRAAVEAAFGLGPGPGPLFAVVSRLTWQKGIDLIAEALPLLLGAGGRLALLGTGDAALEGAFLAAAASHPGRVGVRIGFDEALSHLMFGGADAVLVPSRFEPCGLTQLYGLRYGCVPVVSRVGGLADTVIDANAAALEAGVATGIQFFPVTASALGAAILRAAELFADGEAWAGMQRAGMRADLSWSRRAGAYAAVFRAACAAGA from the coding sequence GTGCGGGTGCTCGCCGTCGCCTCCGAGTGCTTCCCGCTCGTCAAGACGGGAGGGCTCGCCGACGTGGTCGGTGCTCTTCCCGCGGCGCTCGCCGCGCATGGCGTGGCGGTGACGACGCTCCTGCCCGGCTATCCTGCCGTGCGGGCAGCGCTCGCCGAGGCCTGCGAGATCGGGTCGGTTCCGGAAGGACGGCTCGTCGCAGGGCGCGCCGGGGCGCTCGATCTCGTCACCTTCGACGCGCCGGCGCTGTTCGACCGGCCGGGCGACCCCTACCGGCGCCCTGACGGGGCGGATTGGCCGGACAACGCGCTCCGCTTCGCCGCGCTCGCACGCGTCGCAGCCGCCATCGCGACGGGCCGGACGGCTCTGCCGCGGTTCGACCTTCTGCACGCGCATGACTGGCAGGCGGGGCTCGCCCCGGCCTATCTCGCCTTCGCCCCGGGCCCGCGCGTTCCCTCCGTTCTCTCGGTGCACAATCTCGCCTTCCAGGGCCAGTTCGGGGCGGAGCTCTTCCCCGCCCTCGGCCTTCCGGCGGAGGCCTTCGCGGTCGACGGCGTCGAGTATTACGGCGGTGTGGGGTTCCTGAAGGCGGGGCTCCACTACGCCGACCGGATCATCACCGTGAGCCCGACCTACGCGCGCGAGATCGCGACACCGGAGGGGGGTATGGGGCTTGATGGTCTGATCCGGGCGCGGAAGGATCGGATCACGGGGATCGTCAACGGCATCGACATAGAGGTGTGGTCCCCCGAGACGGATGCCGCGCTGCCACGACGCTACGACATCGGAACGCTAAGCTTGCGCGCGCACAACCGCGCCGCCGTCGAGGCGGCCTTCGGCCTCGGCCCCGGCCCGGGGCCGCTGTTCGCCGTGGTCAGCCGCCTCACCTGGCAGAAGGGGATCGACCTGATCGCCGAGGCGCTGCCTCTCCTGCTCGGCGCGGGCGGGAGGCTTGCCCTGCTCGGCACCGGCGATGCCGCGCTCGAGGGCGCGTTCCTCGCCGCCGCGGCGTCGCATCCCGGCCGTGTCGGCGTGCGCATCGGCTTCGATGAGGCACTGTCGCATCTGATGTTTGGCGGCGCCGATGCGGTGCTCGTTCCCTCGCGCTTCGAGCCCTGCGGCCTCACCCAGCTCTACGGGCTGCGCTACGGCTGCGTTCCGGTCGTGTCGCGCGTCGGGGGGCTCGCCGACACGGTGATCGACGCCAACGCCGCCGCGCTCGAGGCGGGCGTGGCTACAGGGATCCAGTTCTTCCCCGTTACGGCTTCGGCTCTCGGCGCCGCCATTCTCCGCGCGGCGGAGCTGTTCGCCGACGGCGAGGCCTGGGCCGGGATGCAGCGCGCCGGTATGCGCGCCGACCTCTCCTGGTCGCGCCGCGCCGGCGCCTATGCCGCCGTGTTCCGCGCCGCATGCGCCGCCGGCGCCTGA
- the glgC gene encoding glucose-1-phosphate adenylyltransferase, whose product MTGTRDWSGPLAREAMAYVLAGGRGSRLMELTDRRAKPAVFFGGKTRIIDFALSNALNSGIRRIGVATQYKAHSLIRHLQRGWSFFRPERNESFDILPASQRGGDERWYAGTADAVYQNIDIIESYGPRYLVILAGDHIYKMDYEPMLRDHVERRADVTVGVIEVPRQAARSFGVMQVDADDRIVEFLEKPKDPPGLPGRPEVALASMGIYVFEVSFLFDQLRRDAADPQSGHDFGGDIIPYIVRNGKAIAHRFERSCVRSAEERVAYWRDVGTVDAYWEANIDLTAVVPQLDLYDRSWPIWTHAEITPPAKFVHDEAGRRGEAISSLVSGNCIVSGASVRRSLLFTGVHARSYSRIEESVILPDVTIGRHARLKKVVVDRGVTIPEGLVVGEDPELDATRFRRTEKGVCLITQAMIDRLAG is encoded by the coding sequence ATGACAGGAACGCGCGACTGGTCGGGCCCGCTGGCGCGCGAGGCCATGGCCTATGTGCTCGCGGGCGGCCGCGGCAGCCGGCTGATGGAGCTGACCGACCGTCGCGCCAAGCCCGCCGTCTTCTTCGGCGGCAAGACGCGCATCATCGACTTCGCCCTCTCCAACGCGCTGAATTCGGGGATCAGGCGCATCGGGGTCGCCACGCAGTACAAGGCACACAGCCTGATCCGCCACCTGCAGCGCGGCTGGAGCTTCTTCCGCCCCGAGCGGAACGAGAGCTTCGACATCCTGCCCGCCTCGCAGCGCGGCGGCGACGAGCGCTGGTACGCGGGCACGGCCGATGCCGTCTACCAGAACATCGACATCATCGAGAGCTACGGCCCGCGCTATCTCGTGATCCTCGCGGGCGACCACATCTACAAGATGGACTACGAGCCGATGCTGCGCGACCACGTCGAACGCCGGGCCGACGTGACGGTCGGCGTGATCGAGGTGCCGAGGCAGGCGGCGCGCAGCTTCGGGGTGATGCAGGTCGATGCCGACGACCGGATCGTCGAGTTCCTCGAGAAGCCGAAAGACCCGCCCGGGCTGCCGGGCCGGCCCGAGGTCGCGCTCGCCTCGATGGGAATCTACGTGTTCGAGGTGTCGTTCCTGTTCGACCAGCTCCGCCGCGACGCGGCCGACCCGCAGTCGGGACACGATTTTGGCGGCGACATCATTCCCTACATCGTGCGCAACGGGAAGGCGATCGCGCACCGGTTCGAGCGCTCCTGCGTCCGCTCGGCGGAGGAGCGCGTCGCCTACTGGCGCGACGTCGGAACGGTCGACGCCTACTGGGAGGCGAACATCGACCTCACCGCGGTGGTGCCGCAGCTCGACCTCTATGACCGTTCCTGGCCGATCTGGACGCATGCCGAGATCACGCCGCCGGCGAAGTTCGTGCATGACGAGGCGGGGCGACGCGGCGAGGCGATCTCCTCGCTCGTCTCGGGCAACTGCATCGTCTCCGGCGCCTCGGTGCGCCGGTCGCTCCTGTTCACCGGCGTGCACGCACGCTCGTATTCGCGGATCGAGGAGAGCGTGATCCTCCCCGACGTGACGATCGGCCGGCACGCGCGGCTGAAGAAGGTGGTGGTCGACCGCGGCGTCACCATCCCAGAGGGCCTTGTCGTCGGCGAGGACCCAGAGCTCGACGCGACGCGCTTCCGCCGCACCGAGAAGGGCGTGTGCCTGATCACGCAGGCGATGATCGACCGGCTCGCCGGGTGA
- the ptsP gene encoding phosphoenolpyruvate--protein phosphotransferase, protein MRTDTRPSRKSGGDGQPPAREPRRGPSAAERVLHGLAVSPGIGIGRLATATESTPRIERRELFDHQVAWEIERFDAAVAASRKQLAKLRARLSILPEDANRELEPLLDAYAQMLGNSRLIRGIRRAIAEKRINAEAAVADEAEALAEAMASSGSDDRAARQRRADEVREIGRRLLRNLTATPWRNYATLPDGSVLAAELLTPSDAALLEPARLAGVAAEEGGLEGHTAIMLRALGLPAVLGVAGLMEHATPGTTVVVDGTAGTVTLNPTPATLAAARRALAAYAREKQRLAKLRRLPAVTKDGETVELQANLELPMELPMIAQSGAVGIGLLRTEFLFMNRDDVPDEDVQAEAYAQVVDAMQGDPVTIRVLDWGGEKQIESLVSRGLVPGAGGDNPALGVRGIRLLLKETDLFETQLAAILRAALRGPVRVLLPMVTTPAEVREARDLYDRVARRLRRRGLDLPDPLPPLGIMIETPGAALAADSLALEADFFAIGTNDLAMYTLAVDRAETGASHLYDPLHPAVLRLMQFATEAALRMRMPVSVCGEIAGDPRLTPLLLGLGIRSLSMTSGAVPRVKQAVRSVAIDDCARFARAVMEQSDPARIASLIAEFKARAVG, encoded by the coding sequence ATGAGGACTGATACGCGGCCCTCCCGCAAAAGCGGCGGCGACGGCCAGCCCCCCGCGCGCGAGCCCCGGCGCGGGCCGTCCGCCGCGGAGCGCGTCCTGCACGGGCTCGCCGTCTCTCCGGGCATCGGCATCGGCCGGCTCGCCACCGCGACCGAGAGCACGCCACGGATCGAGCGGCGCGAGCTCTTCGACCACCAGGTGGCCTGGGAGATCGAGCGCTTCGACGCCGCCGTCGCGGCCTCGCGCAAGCAGCTCGCGAAGCTTCGCGCCCGGCTCTCGATCCTGCCCGAGGACGCCAACCGCGAGCTCGAGCCGCTGCTCGACGCCTATGCGCAGATGCTCGGCAACAGCCGCCTGATCCGCGGCATCCGGCGCGCGATCGCGGAGAAGCGGATCAATGCCGAGGCGGCGGTGGCGGACGAGGCCGAGGCTCTGGCCGAGGCGATGGCCTCCTCCGGCAGCGACGACCGCGCCGCACGCCAGCGCCGCGCCGACGAGGTGCGCGAGATCGGCCGCAGGCTCCTGCGCAACCTCACCGCCACGCCGTGGCGGAACTACGCCACCCTACCGGACGGATCGGTGCTCGCCGCCGAGCTCCTGACGCCATCGGATGCGGCGCTGCTCGAGCCGGCGCGGCTCGCCGGTGTCGCCGCCGAAGAAGGCGGGCTCGAGGGCCACACCGCGATCATGCTGCGCGCCCTCGGTCTGCCGGCTGTGCTCGGCGTCGCCGGGCTGATGGAACACGCCACCCCCGGAACCACCGTTGTGGTGGACGGCACAGCCGGAACCGTGACGCTGAACCCCACCCCGGCCACCCTCGCCGCGGCCCGTCGCGCGCTCGCGGCCTACGCGCGCGAGAAGCAGCGCCTCGCCAAGCTCCGGCGCCTGCCGGCGGTGACGAAGGACGGCGAGACCGTGGAGCTCCAGGCCAATCTCGAGCTGCCCATGGAGCTGCCGATGATCGCCCAGTCGGGCGCCGTCGGGATCGGTCTGTTGCGCACCGAGTTCCTGTTCATGAACCGCGACGACGTGCCCGACGAGGACGTCCAGGCCGAGGCCTACGCCCAGGTGGTCGACGCGATGCAGGGCGACCCGGTGACGATCCGTGTGCTCGACTGGGGCGGCGAGAAGCAGATCGAGAGCCTTGTGTCGCGCGGCCTCGTTCCCGGCGCGGGCGGTGACAATCCCGCCCTCGGCGTGCGCGGGATCAGGCTCCTGCTCAAGGAGACCGACCTGTTCGAGACGCAGCTCGCCGCCATCCTGCGCGCTGCTTTGCGCGGTCCGGTGCGGGTGCTGTTGCCGATGGTGACCACGCCCGCTGAAGTGCGCGAGGCGCGCGACCTCTACGACCGCGTCGCACGGCGGCTCCGCCGCCGCGGCCTTGATCTGCCCGATCCGCTGCCGCCGCTCGGCATCATGATCGAGACGCCGGGGGCGGCGCTCGCCGCCGACAGCCTCGCGCTCGAAGCGGACTTCTTCGCGATCGGAACGAACGACCTCGCGATGTACACCCTCGCGGTCGATCGCGCCGAGACCGGGGCGAGCCACCTCTACGACCCGCTCCACCCGGCCGTCTTGAGGCTGATGCAGTTCGCGACCGAAGCCGCGCTCAGGATGCGCATGCCGGTCTCCGTCTGCGGCGAGATCGCGGGCGACCCGCGGCTGACGCCGCTCCTCCTCGGCCTCGGCATACGCTCGCTGTCGATGACCTCGGGCGCGGTGCCGCGGGTGAAGCAGGCGGTGCGGTCGGTCGCGATCGACGATTGCGCCCGCTTCGCGCGCGCGGTGATGGAGCAGTCAGACCCCGCACGGATCGCCTCCCTCATCGCCGAGTTCAAGGCCCGCGCCGTAGGCTGA
- a CDS encoding HPr family phosphocarrier protein → MNPEESIGEDWPKEGPSDPADPFPAERDPNAPPPLVRELVIRNQRGLHARAAAKFVKLAETFSACITVRKNGMAVSGRSIMGLMMLGAGQGCPVILEAEGWDAREALDALAGLIEAGFHED, encoded by the coding sequence ATGAACCCAGAGGAATCGATCGGCGAGGACTGGCCCAAGGAGGGCCCGAGCGATCCGGCCGACCCGTTCCCGGCTGAGAGGGACCCGAACGCGCCGCCGCCTCTGGTGCGCGAGCTCGTGATCCGCAATCAGCGCGGCCTGCACGCCCGCGCCGCGGCGAAGTTTGTCAAGCTCGCCGAGACCTTCTCGGCCTGCATCACGGTGCGCAAGAACGGCATGGCCGTCTCCGGCCGCTCGATCATGGGCCTGATGATGCTCGGCGCGGGGCAGGGCTGCCCCGTCATCCTCGAGGCCGAGGGCTGGGACGCGCGCGAGGCGCTCGACGCGCTCGCCGGCCTCATCGAGGCCGGCTTCCATGAGGACTGA
- a CDS encoding PTS sugar transporter subunit IIA, giving the protein MIGLVLVTHGRLAEELRLAMEHVVGPQPGVATVCIGPDDDMESRRADILRGIAQVDTGDGVVLLTDMFGGTPSNLAISAMNGRNVEVLAGVNLPMLVKLAAVRATEPLRTAVACAQDAGRKYIGAASRLLSDEHPR; this is encoded by the coding sequence ATGATCGGGCTCGTGCTCGTCACACACGGCCGGCTCGCCGAGGAGCTCAGGCTCGCGATGGAGCATGTGGTCGGCCCGCAGCCCGGCGTGGCGACGGTCTGCATCGGCCCCGACGACGACATGGAGAGCCGGCGCGCCGATATCCTCCGCGGCATCGCCCAGGTGGATACCGGCGACGGCGTGGTCCTGCTCACCGACATGTTCGGCGGCACGCCGTCGAACCTCGCGATCTCGGCGATGAACGGCAGAAACGTCGAAGTGCTTGCGGGCGTGAACCTGCCGATGCTCGTCAAGCTTGCCGCCGTCCGCGCCACCGAGCCGCTGCGCACGGCGGTCGCCTGCGCCCAGGATGCGGGGCGGAAATACATCGGCGCCGCCTCGCGCCTTCTCTCCGACGAGCACCCGCGATGA